One Silene latifolia isolate original U9 population chromosome 4, ASM4854445v1, whole genome shotgun sequence DNA segment encodes these proteins:
- the LOC141652776 gene encoding UDP-glycosyltransferase 89B2, whose amino-acid sequence MANPTHILIIPYPAQGHMIPLLDLTHHLATTRTTTPLTITILTTPKNLPILSPLLSSTTNVTPLILPFPPTPGFPPGAENTKDLPPASFRQLIPALSRLEEPLGHWFESHPSPPVVIISDFFVGWTQRFAAKMGIKRVVFSPSGGMALSVIYALWRDMPKEEDQDQNGDVLFKGLPNCPKYPWWQLSPIFRSYVEGDYNSEVIKDGFRNDMDSWGLVINTFDDLERVYLDHLISVLGHNRVWAVGPLFPPHGLKDRGGSSTVDPDTILSWLDSCRDNEVVYVSFGTQSLLTTRQIEVLAEALENSRVRFIWSVRDPSVTNELDKEGDRKIHNTVFKEFEDRVGDRGMIIKGWAPQVSILRHRAVGTFLTHCGWNSVLEGLMAGVGMLAWPMGADQYTNATLLVDELKVGVRICEGPQFVPDPCVLAQTLADSVNGEILDRQRIGKLHTSCLDAVSENGSSSKELVKFVKMLTELKTKNT is encoded by the coding sequence ATGGCAAACCCAACACACATTCTAATAATCCCATACCCAGCACAAGGCCACATGATCCCACTCCTAGACCTAACCCACCACCTAGCCACAACCCGAACCACAACCCCATTAACCATAACCATCCTAACCACACCTAAAAACCTCCCGATCCTATCCCCACTCCTATCCTCAACCACGAACGTAACCCCACTCATCCTCCCTTTCCCGCCAACCCCCGGTTTCCCGCCCGGTGCCGAAAACACCAAAGACCTCCCTCCTGCCAGTTTCCGTCAACTTATCCCCGCTCTTTCTCGACTCGAGGAGCCGTTAGGTCACTGGTTCGAATCCCACCCTTCTCCTCCTGTTGTTATAATTTCCGACTTTTTTGTCGGTTGGACGCAGCGTTTTGCTGCTAAGATGGGGATTAAACGCGTCGTTTTTTCGCCGTCTGGGGGGATGGCTTTGTCTGTTATTTACGCGCTTTGGAGGGATATGCCTAAGGAAGAGGATCAAGACCAAAACGGTGACGTTTTGTTTAAAGGGTTACCGAATTGTCCGAAATACCCTTGGTGGCAATTGTCCCCTATTTTTCGGTCTTACGTGGAAGGGGATTATAATTCGGAGGTGATCAAAGACGGGTTTAGAAATGATATGGATAGTTGGGGGCTTGTGATTAATACATTTgatgatttggagcgggtttATTTGGATCATTTAATAAGTGTACTTGGTCATAATCGGGTTTGGGCCGTTGGGCCGTTATTCCCACCTCATGGGCTTAAAGACCGAGGCGGGTCAAGTACTGTGGATCCGGATACGATACTGTCTTGGCTCGACTCATGTCGGGATAATGAAGTTGTTTACGTGTCGTTTGGGACACAATCGTTGTTAACTACTCGTCAAATTGAGGTGTTAGCCGAGGCTCTCGAAAATAGCCGGGTACGGTTTATATGGTCGGTTCGGGACCCGTCCGTGACAAATGAATTGGACAAGGAGGGGGATCGTAAAATTCATAATACGGTTTTTAAAGAGTTTGAGGACCGTGTAGGGGACCGAGGGATGATTATTAAGGGATGGGCCCCACAAGTGTCGATACTAAGGCATCGGGCTGTTGGCACGTTTTTGACGCATTGTGGTTGGAATTCGGTTCTTGAGGGGCTTATGGCCGGAGTAGGAATGCTCGCTTGGCCAATGGGAGCGGATCAATACACGAATGCGACATTATTAGTTGACGAGCTTAAGGTCGGGGTTAGGATTTGCGAGGGGCCGCAATTCGTCCCTGACCCGTGTGTTTTGGCACAAACGCTAGCGGATTCCGTGAATGGGGAGATATTAGATAGGCAAAGGATTGGGAAATTGCATACAAGTTGTTTAGATGCGGTAAGTGAGAATGGTAGCTCTTCTAAGGAGTTGGTGAAATTTGTGAAGATGTTGACGGAGTTGAAGACAAAGAATACGTAA